In Kitasatospora sp. NA04385, a single genomic region encodes these proteins:
- a CDS encoding extracellular solute-binding protein, with amino-acid sequence MNRDRLLRRSVALVAAAGLALTAAACSSSSSGSSDGGSKGGNADAAAPLDPNTKVTISIDCEPPVTKAAERKQWEDDIKTFNQQYPNVTINAKDATPCEEPPAFTAQLKGKTQPDVFYSYFTDLEQVLDADGAEDISAYVNDKSVPALKDIDPSVMATLKSDGKLYGLPTSNYKMGLLYNRKLFTQAGLDPDKPPTTWAEVREAAKKIAALGNGVNGYGDYSATNQGGWHFTAELYGLGGSMTTPDGKKAAFNTPEGKQVLQNLYDMRWTDNSMGATQGLKWPDLMTQMSSDKLGMYIGAPDDITYMVQTLKGKYEDYGMGPMIGGKGALLGGNDYLFKKGSTPDQIKAGIAWINFKYLTIGKGQFQYSRNKADGLPVGLPQPAFFTGASLEADNKAKAADATVPVANYAPFINASVPGKTEPANAQQIYKVLDNAVSGVLTNKDASVDKLLADAETQVNQVLASLQ; translated from the coding sequence ATGAACCGTGACCGGCTCCTCCGCAGATCCGTCGCCCTGGTCGCCGCGGCCGGCCTGGCGCTCACCGCCGCGGCCTGCTCGTCCAGCTCCTCGGGCTCCTCGGACGGCGGCAGCAAGGGAGGCAACGCGGACGCCGCGGCGCCGCTCGACCCGAACACCAAGGTCACCATCTCGATCGACTGCGAGCCTCCGGTCACCAAGGCCGCCGAGCGCAAGCAGTGGGAAGACGACATCAAGACGTTCAACCAGCAGTACCCGAACGTCACCATCAACGCGAAGGACGCCACTCCCTGCGAGGAGCCGCCGGCCTTCACCGCCCAGCTCAAGGGCAAGACCCAGCCCGACGTCTTCTACAGCTACTTCACCGACCTGGAGCAGGTCCTGGACGCCGACGGCGCCGAGGACATCAGCGCCTACGTCAACGACAAGAGCGTCCCGGCGCTCAAGGACATCGACCCCTCGGTGATGGCCACCCTGAAGTCGGACGGCAAGCTGTACGGCCTGCCCACCTCCAACTACAAGATGGGCCTGCTCTACAACCGCAAGCTCTTCACCCAGGCCGGCCTGGACCCGGACAAGCCGCCGACGACCTGGGCGGAGGTCCGCGAGGCGGCCAAGAAGATCGCCGCGCTCGGCAACGGCGTCAACGGCTACGGCGACTACAGCGCCACCAACCAGGGCGGCTGGCACTTCACCGCCGAGCTCTACGGCCTCGGCGGCTCGATGACCACCCCGGACGGCAAGAAGGCCGCCTTCAACACCCCCGAGGGCAAGCAGGTCCTGCAGAACCTGTACGACATGCGCTGGACCGACAACTCGATGGGCGCCACCCAGGGCCTCAAGTGGCCGGACCTGATGACCCAGATGTCCTCCGACAAGCTCGGCATGTACATCGGCGCCCCGGACGACATCACGTACATGGTCCAGACCCTCAAGGGCAAGTACGAGGACTACGGCATGGGCCCGATGATCGGCGGCAAGGGCGCCCTGCTCGGCGGCAACGACTACCTCTTCAAGAAGGGGTCGACCCCGGACCAGATCAAGGCCGGCATCGCCTGGATCAACTTCAAGTACCTGACCATCGGCAAGGGCCAGTTCCAGTACTCCCGGAACAAGGCCGACGGCCTGCCGGTCGGCCTGCCGCAGCCGGCCTTCTTCACCGGCGCCAGCCTGGAGGCCGACAACAAGGCCAAGGCCGCCGACGCCACCGTCCCGGTCGCCAACTACGCGCCGTTCATCAACGCCTCGGTGCCCGGCAAGACCGAGCCCGCCAACGCGCAGCAGATCTACAAGGTCCTGGACAACGCCGTCTCCGGTGTCCTGACCAACAAGGACGCCAGCGTCGACAAGCTCCTCGCCGACGCCGAGACCCAGGTCAACCAGGTCCTGGCGAGCCTCCAGTAA
- a CDS encoding carbohydrate ABC transporter permease — MRTLISDTQLNRRGGKIAYWIVLCLVVGGFTLVFLGPLYWLVTGGLKTTQEVIQSPPTFFPHSVHFDTYGEAWSKMRMGRLLFNTLYYAFGALAFQLVFDVAAAYALSKLRPVLGNVILGMMLATLMIPSAVLIVPQYLTVLDLPLLHVNLVNTPWAIWLPTVANAFNIFLLKRFFDSIPDELLAAASVDGAGPLRTLWSIVLPMSRPILGVVSIFAVVNVWKDFLWPLLVQTDPKNQTLNIGITSLSTGVPQNVIIAALAIASAPTVVFFLIFQRNIMAGLTAGSVKG; from the coding sequence GTGCGCACCCTGATATCCGACACCCAGCTCAACCGCCGCGGCGGGAAGATCGCCTACTGGATCGTGCTCTGCCTCGTGGTGGGCGGCTTCACCCTGGTCTTCCTCGGCCCGCTCTACTGGCTGGTCACCGGCGGCCTGAAGACCACCCAGGAGGTCATCCAGAGCCCGCCGACGTTCTTCCCGCACTCGGTCCACTTCGACACCTACGGCGAAGCCTGGTCGAAGATGCGGATGGGCCGGCTGCTGTTCAACACGCTCTACTACGCGTTCGGCGCGCTCGCCTTCCAGCTGGTCTTCGACGTCGCCGCCGCCTACGCGCTCTCCAAGCTCCGCCCGGTGCTCGGCAACGTCATCCTCGGCATGATGCTGGCCACCCTGATGATCCCCTCCGCGGTGCTCATCGTCCCGCAGTACCTGACCGTGCTCGACCTGCCGCTGCTGCACGTCAACCTGGTCAACACCCCCTGGGCGATCTGGCTGCCCACCGTCGCCAACGCCTTCAACATCTTCCTGCTGAAGCGGTTCTTCGACTCCATCCCGGACGAACTGCTGGCCGCCGCCTCGGTCGACGGCGCCGGACCGCTGCGCACCCTGTGGTCGATCGTCCTGCCGATGTCCCGGCCGATCCTCGGCGTGGTCTCCATCTTCGCCGTGGTCAACGTCTGGAAGGACTTCCTCTGGCCGCTGCTGGTGCAGACCGACCCGAAGAACCAGACGCTCAACATCGGCATCACCTCGCTGTCCACCGGCGTCCCGCAGAACGTCATCATCGCCGCGCTGGCCATCGCCTCCGCGCCGACCGTGGTGTTCTTCCTGATCTTCCAGCGCAACATCATGGCCGGCCTCACCGCCGGCTCCGTCAAGGGCTGA
- a CDS encoding carbohydrate ABC transporter permease: MRQTLRRNITAHGFLLGALLCFALFSWYPMIREIVMSFQRTKRGHTRWVGLDNLNLLTQDPAFWQAWRNTLLFTALALVLGFAVPFVVAIVLNELRHAKGYLRVLVYLPVMMPPVASVLLFKYFYDPGYGLFNSILHTLHLPTSAWLNSSDSAMISVVIAATWMNMGGATLIYLAALQTIPGELYEAAELDGAGLLRRIWHVTIPQTRLILSLLLLLQIVATMQVFVEPYLLTGGNGPEGSTTTVVYLIYQYAFNFNNYGAASALGLVLLLVLAAFSAVYVRLSRDND; encoded by the coding sequence ATGCGGCAAACACTGCGCCGAAACATCACCGCGCACGGTTTCCTGCTCGGCGCGCTGCTCTGCTTCGCCCTCTTCTCGTGGTACCCGATGATCCGCGAGATCGTGATGAGCTTCCAGCGCACCAAGCGCGGCCACACCCGCTGGGTCGGCCTGGACAACCTGAACCTGCTGACCCAGGACCCGGCGTTCTGGCAGGCCTGGCGCAACACCCTGCTGTTCACCGCGCTCGCCCTCGTCCTCGGCTTCGCGGTCCCCTTCGTGGTCGCCATCGTGCTGAACGAACTGCGGCACGCCAAGGGCTACCTGCGGGTCCTGGTGTACCTGCCGGTGATGATGCCGCCGGTGGCCTCCGTGCTGCTGTTCAAGTACTTCTACGACCCCGGCTACGGCCTCTTCAACAGCATCCTGCACACCCTGCACCTGCCCACCTCGGCCTGGCTCAACTCGTCCGACAGCGCGATGATCTCGGTGGTCATCGCGGCGACCTGGATGAACATGGGCGGCGCCACCCTGATCTACCTGGCCGCGCTGCAGACCATCCCCGGCGAGCTGTACGAGGCCGCCGAGCTGGACGGCGCCGGCCTGCTGCGCCGGATCTGGCACGTCACCATCCCGCAGACCCGGCTGATCCTCTCGCTGCTCCTGCTGCTGCAGATCGTCGCCACCATGCAGGTGTTCGTCGAGCCCTACCTGCTCACCGGCGGCAACGGCCCCGAGGGCTCCACCACCACCGTGGTCTACCTGATCTACCAGTACGCGTTCAACTTCAACAACTACGGCGCCGCCTCGGCGCTCGGCCTGGTCCTGCTGCTCGTCCTCGCGGCCTTCTCCGCGGTGTACGTGCGGCTGTCCCGGGACAACGACTAG
- a CDS encoding glycoside hydrolase family 13 protein, whose amino-acid sequence MAHQPATPEWWRDAAIYQVYPRSFADGNGDGVGDLAGVRARLPYLAELGVGAIWFNPWYPSPMADGGYDVADYRGVEPVFGTLEEAELLIDEAQQLGLRTIVDIVPNHVSDRHPWFQAALAAEPGSPERELFHFREGRGADGELPPNDWKSEFGGCPWTRLPDGQWYLHLFAAAQPDLNWDHPAVREEHLEILRFWFDRGAAGVRIDSAGLLTKDPELADVEPGRPHPYVDRDDLHEIYRSWRAVADSYNPPRVLIGEIWVPDAERFARYLRPDEMHTAFNFDFLARPWDAAALRESIDTTLAAHAPVGAPATWVLANHDITRTVTRYGREDTRFQFATKSFGTPTDLDLGRRRARAAALLSTALPGALYLYQGEELGLPEVEDLPLDTLQDPMHFRSGGTDPGRDGCRVPLPWSGTHPPYGFTRDGKDPWLPQPLDWAPLTVEAQSGDPASMLTLYREAIRLRRELRGDFAWLPAAPEGVLAFRRGDVRCLVNLSASPLPLDGEVLLASGPLTDGLLPTDTAVWLR is encoded by the coding sequence GTGGCACATCAGCCCGCGACCCCCGAGTGGTGGCGCGACGCCGCGATCTACCAGGTCTACCCCCGCTCCTTCGCCGACGGCAACGGCGACGGCGTCGGCGACCTGGCCGGAGTACGCGCCCGCCTGCCCTACCTGGCCGAACTCGGCGTCGGCGCGATCTGGTTCAACCCCTGGTACCCGTCCCCGATGGCCGACGGCGGCTACGACGTCGCCGACTACCGCGGCGTCGAGCCGGTCTTCGGCACCCTGGAGGAGGCCGAACTGCTCATCGACGAGGCCCAGCAGCTCGGCCTGCGCACCATCGTCGACATCGTCCCCAACCACGTCTCCGACCGGCACCCCTGGTTCCAGGCCGCCCTGGCCGCCGAGCCCGGCAGCCCCGAGCGCGAGCTGTTCCACTTCCGCGAGGGCCGCGGCGCGGACGGCGAACTCCCGCCCAACGACTGGAAGTCCGAGTTCGGCGGCTGCCCCTGGACCCGCCTCCCCGACGGCCAGTGGTACCTGCACCTGTTCGCCGCCGCCCAGCCCGACCTCAACTGGGACCACCCCGCCGTCCGCGAGGAGCACCTGGAGATCCTGCGCTTCTGGTTCGACCGCGGCGCCGCCGGCGTCCGGATCGACTCCGCGGGCCTGCTCACCAAGGACCCCGAGCTCGCCGACGTCGAACCCGGCCGCCCGCACCCCTACGTCGACCGCGACGACCTGCACGAGATCTACCGCAGCTGGCGGGCCGTCGCCGACTCCTACAACCCGCCGCGCGTCCTGATCGGCGAGATCTGGGTCCCCGACGCCGAACGCTTCGCCCGCTACCTGCGCCCGGACGAGATGCACACCGCGTTCAACTTCGACTTCCTGGCCCGCCCCTGGGACGCCGCCGCGCTGCGCGAGTCCATCGACACCACGCTCGCCGCGCACGCCCCCGTCGGCGCCCCCGCCACCTGGGTGCTCGCCAACCACGACATCACCCGCACCGTCACCCGCTACGGCCGCGAGGACACCCGCTTCCAGTTCGCCACCAAGTCCTTCGGCACCCCCACCGACCTCGACCTCGGCCGCCGCCGGGCCCGCGCCGCCGCCCTGCTCAGCACGGCCCTGCCCGGCGCCCTCTACCTCTACCAGGGCGAGGAGCTCGGCCTGCCCGAGGTCGAGGACCTCCCGCTGGACACCCTCCAGGACCCGATGCACTTCCGCTCCGGCGGCACCGACCCCGGCCGCGACGGCTGCCGCGTCCCGCTGCCCTGGAGCGGCACCCACCCGCCCTACGGCTTCACCCGGGACGGCAAGGACCCCTGGCTGCCGCAGCCCCTCGACTGGGCCCCGCTCACCGTCGAGGCCCAGAGCGGCGACCCGGCCTCCATGCTCACCCTCTACCGCGAGGCCATCCGGCTGCGCCGCGAGCTGCGCGGCGACTTCGCCTGGCTCCCCGCGGCCCCCGAGGGCGTCCTCGCCTTCCGCCGCGGCGACGTCCGCTGCCTGGTCAACCTCTCCGCCTCGCCGCTCCCGCTCGACGGCGAGGTCCTGCTCGCCTCCGGCCCGCTGACCGACGGCCTGCTCCCCACCGACACGGCCGTCTGGCTCCGGTAG